In Leishmania major strain Friedlin complete genome, chromosome 19, the following proteins share a genomic window:
- the ATG8B.6 gene encoding putative ATG8/AUT7/APG8/PAZ2, with amino-acid sequence MSAYHSSNPVEARRAECARLQAKYPGHVAVVVEAAEKAGSKVHFLALPRDATVAELEAAVRQALGTSAKKVTLAIEGSTPAVTATVGDIADACKRDDGFLYVSVRTEQAMGGIAGLCFASDSGGI; translated from the coding sequence ATGTCCGCCTATCACAGCAGCAACCCTGTCGAggcccgccgcgccgagtgcgcgcgcctgcaggcCAAGTACCCCGGCCACGTCGCCGTGGTTGTCGAGGCGGCCGAAAAGGCCGGCAGCAAGGTGCACttcctcgcgctgccgcgcgacgccaccgtcgccgagctcgaggcggccgtgcgcCAGGCGCtcggcaccagcgccaagAAGGTGACGCTCGCCATCGAGGGCTCCACCCCGGCGGTGACCGCCACGGTCGGCGACATCGCCGACGCCTGCAAGCGGGACGACGGCTTCCTGTACgtgagcgtgcgcaccgaGCAGGCCATGGGCGGCATCGCCGGTCTCTGCTTCGCCAGCGACTCCGGCGGTATCTAG